Genomic window (Pseudomonas sp. MM211):
TGCCGCGCTCAGCGCCTTGTGCATAGCCTGCTGGGCGCCCAGCCCTTCGGGATGAGGCGCGGAAATATGGTGGGCGTCAGAGCTGGCGCCGCCGCCGAGCAGGGCGATGCCCGGGGCGTGATCGTCGTCGCTCGCGCGGGTCATCAGGAACAGGGCTGCGGCTTCACCGATATTGATCCCGTGGCGGTTGATCGAGAATGGGTTGCAGCGCTCGTCGGATACCGCCTCCAGGCTGGCGAAACCGTTCAGGGTGAGCTTGCAGAGGCTGTCGACACCGCCGCACAGCACGGCATCGCACACGCCCAGTTGCAGCAGGCGCTGGGCACTGAGCAGGGCGCGAGCGCTGGAGGTGCAGGCGGTGGACTGGCAGTACACCGGCCCGCTCAGCCCCAGCCAGTCGGCGAGGAAGGTGGCCGGTGCGGCGATTTCCTGGTGACTGTAGTGGTACTCGGCAGGCAGCACGCCGTCGTTCACGTAGGCAGCGATATGCTCGCCCGCTTCGGCGATGCCCGAGGTGCTGGTGCCAAGCATCACGGCGATGCGCCCGGCACCATGCCGGGCGATGGCGGCCTGGATCTCGTCGTGGATTTCCAGCGCCGCGGCCAGCAGCAGCCTGTTGTTGCGGCTCGACGCGTGTTCCTGGCCAGCTGGCATGTCCGGCAACGGCGTCTCGACCGCGCCGACGGTCACGCTGCGCTCCGCTATCCAGCCGGCCTGGCGGCGCATGCCGCTGGTATCGCCGGCGAACAGGGCATCAGCCACTGCCTGCTTACCCTGGCCAAGGGCGCAGACCACACCGAGGGCGTCGAGTCGAGCGATCATGGTTGTGTCTCCAGTGGGCTCACCCGGTAGCGCTGCTTGCCGTTATCCAGGCGCATGGCCAGCGGCGCCGTGTACTGGATGTGCCAGTTGGGCGCCAGCTGTCGGCTGTCGGCGCCTTGCTGCTGCCAATCGGCTTGATGGTAGGTATGGGCCAGTTGATCAGTCGGCGTGAGGGCGAACAGCAGCGCGGCGAACAGTTCGCGGGCATCGCCGTTGGGCGGCAGCAGGCCGTCATTGTGCCAGGCGCCGGCGATCAGTGACTGGCGAGC
Coding sequences:
- a CDS encoding DUF3261 domain-containing protein, whose product is MNKLLLLACALLLTACAARTPLPESSPALVAPLPISLQVSTADGQDWLLVIQAEGGSLRLSLFDPLGVPLARQSLIAGAWHNDGLLPPNGDARELFAALLFALTPTDQLAHTYHQADWQQQGADSRQLAPNWHIQYTAPLAMRLDNGKQRYRVSPLETQP
- a CDS encoding beta-ketoacyl-[acyl-carrier-protein] synthase family protein — protein: MIARLDALGVVCALGQGKQAVADALFAGDTSGMRRQAGWIAERSVTVGAVETPLPDMPAGQEHASSRNNRLLLAAALEIHDEIQAAIARHGAGRIAVMLGTSTSGIAEAGEHIAAYVNDGVLPAEYHYSHQEIAAPATFLADWLGLSGPVYCQSTACTSSARALLSAQRLLQLGVCDAVLCGGVDSLCKLTLNGFASLEAVSDERCNPFSINRHGINIGEAAALFLMTRASDDDHAPGIALLGGGASSDAHHISAPHPEGLGAQQAMHKALSAAGLAAEQISYLNLHGTATTHNDAMESIAVQALFPAGVACSSSKSLTGHTLGAAGALEAAFCWLTLSDYNAANRLPPHVWDGQADTQLPRLNLVDATAPAQLPADGRRYLMSNSFAFGGNNLSLILGDLP